A genome region from Magnolia sinica isolate HGM2019 chromosome 8, MsV1, whole genome shotgun sequence includes the following:
- the LOC131252923 gene encoding uncharacterized protein LOC131252923 isoform X1 encodes MASSSSSIPLFDTDLDDAELWAVIDSAAASRSSKTLALKHANHQNFIPAPKPKRTYTVEEDPRVSADGEVLQEPWARHQQRPQKIARSCEAGFGEDNRIVVVNHLQRTPPTPKIPRVYSSPDSGRFSVQEMESSPYGARQIEEKENARHSLSGRFPSVSLFKQYQNAAMAILEKTDYTMISGNPFIKKSGWRKISFFFNLSFEIKDKSIEFDDNRNVLRSEFVVRASMQGGRFSDGWGSCERREKRFLKPNHDIPSTAETRAKNKACQDLLGIGEYRPGASNGHR; translated from the exons AtggcatcttcttcttcttcgatccCGCTCTTTGACACCGATCTTGACGATGCGGAACTTTGGGCAGTCATCGATTCTGCGGCCGCCTCCCGATCTTCCAAAACACTCGCCCTTAAGCACGCCAATCACCAAAATTTCATCCCTGCACCTAAACCCAAACGTACGTACACCGTTGAGGAAGATCCTAGGGTTTCAGCCGATGGGGAGGTCCTGCAGGAGCCGTGGGCTCGCCACCAGCAGCGGCCGCAGAAGATTGCGAGGTCCTGCGAGGCGGGGTTTGGAGAAGACAACCGGATCGTTGTGGTTAACCACCTGCAGCGGACCCCTCCAACGCCGAAGATACCGCGGGTTTACTCGTCACCGGATTCGGGGAGGTTCTCGGTTCAGGAGATGGAGAGCTCGCCGTATGGAGCCCGGCAGATTGAGGAGAAGGAGAATGCAAGGCATAGCTTGTCTGGTCGGTTTCCGTCTGTATCTCTGTTCAAGCAGTATCAGAATGCGGCCATGgcg ATTCTAGAGAAAACTGACTACACCATGATTTCTGGAAACCCATTTATCAAGAAATCAG GATGGAGGAAGATATCATTTTTCTTCAACCTTTCATTTGAAATCAAAGACAAGTCTATCGAgtttgatgataaccggaatgttCTGCGTTCTGAATTTGTCGTTCGAGCATCTATGCA AGGTGGTAGGTTCTCAGATGGATGGGGCTCATGTGAACGTCGTGAGAAAAGGTTTTTGAAACCAAACCATGACATTCCAAGTACAGCTGAAACCAGAGCTAAAAATAAAGCATGCCAA